The window atgatgattttgcttcgcacgCTTCGTAAATTCGCTTTCTACGAAGCAAAATCATTCTTTTTTAGGTGTATTTCTCTTTGTAGACTTCACAAAATGTGACGCAAACTCATTTTGTGAAACCATTTTCTGGaaaaagaggaagatgaaacagtatatatttataataaacaTATGATAAACACAGAAGAACGTCGAATAACGATGCATTTGATTcacacaagaagaaagaaaccaagagacgaaaaagaaacaagaagatgaagaaccatgctTTCATAAAaacaaagagaggaagaagagactaGATGATGAAGAAATTCTTAGTGATTTGCACGATATAAAAGAACGTGAAAATGAAACGATAGACATGAAGGGGGATATGAAACCGATAGATAAGAAGGGGGAAGATGAAATGTTTGGGGTATTTTGAAAAAGTCACAAATATATAATGGttctgtttggtaaagagattTTTGGGgcaaaattagaggtttgatccaatttagaggttttgactagtcaaatctCTAATAGTGATATTTGGTGGAGAGATGTTTGAAAGAATTTATTGGGtccaaaaaactaattttgaaaaaactcattttaagagctttttcaattagtttattgctTCATCTCTTTTGAATAACATTTTTACTCATATTTACTACCATCTAACCCCAAATAAAAACTTTACCAtgtccttatttgtcattttatacaaacagttattaacaatcagctaagttttaccaaacaaatttACGCAATCAGTAACCAAAaaggtaatcagctaacagctatttGCTAAACATAATCATAGTCTAGATAGATAAATGAATCTCTCATTCcaaccaattttataattttcactaaattaaaacattatAAAAATTAGAAGTTGAACGTGCGGTCAATTATGGTTGTTGATATTGGTACTCAAGAAGCCCCTTTATTCAATATCAATATCAATATATATAATACTCTTCCGGATGTAATGATTAAATAAATCATCCAACaccagaaaaaaattaaaaaaattcaaattataatcaTGCGTTGAACACACTATATGACTATATGTATAGGAGGCATTGCAATATGATTAAAAAGAGCTTACTTTCATCTTGGAATTTGTCAAATTTCCATGACGATTCTAACTTTAATATTACGGCTGCTAAGTTGCTCCATTACAtatataattttcaatatcataCAACATAATTTATTGGATATAAAGTATTATAATAGTCTCAAAAtttctctttataaaaataccTCAATTTTTTTAAgggaaattataaaattgggtcaaatggaaGACCCATTTACGTATTTAACCTATTTACTCAATatactatatatctagactatgTTTGAGTGACTTTcctaaaataccctcaatatgtttgtaattttacggcgcagctgtctccctcccgtccgacttcgtgaatcgatgatttcgcaaagtatgcgaagctaatgtttggtttagttgatgattttaatccgCATATGCGAAATCTGGacgtgtttttaataaaattcgtGAAgtagtatataacaaaaaaggcaAAACAACAagggattctaacattaaaatcataacattatcaaaatttacaacaagattgccacaataaactcctaacaaatcacttaaAAGTGAACATGACGAATCTGCTTAGGAATTTTTCCCTGTACTGGAAGtccagactttttgggatgataaatggaagtccagaccttttgagATGGACGGTTCTCATGGTGCGCACCAAGATTGACACAACATCTCCTAGCCAATcattttaaagtaaatgtggtcaatcttgagggaaattttCCCCTTcacccagtacgccgcctttcagaaagggatgttatgtattcaaccactttcagaaaaatttaatcatgTTAGGCAGAAAAAAGGACGATTTGACTTCgcgaagcatgcgaatataaatgtgcagggaagatgattttacttcgcgaatcgatgctttcgcgaagtctgcgaggtctgaaacgtgacgatctacgtcgcatatcgatgatTTCGTGAAATCTGTGAGtgaaaaatcatgaactttcctactcgcagacttcgcgaaataatCGATTCGTTAATTAGATCATCAcatttcagactctttctcatCGCAGATCTTCGTGAAATCATCGAGTACGCGAAGTGATTTTTTGGAAAAACTcagagaaaacagtagatacttacataTTTAGCGCATTTTCACCCTTAAAATCGACAATAACAATAAGATAAACtggaaaaaatgatgaaaataacgtagaataaccatttcttcgatggtcacaaaagaaagaaaccaaggaacaagcaggaagatgaagaaccatgacttcgttttctaggattaggaagatgaagagagaaagaagaaaaatacatggtGATGTGGAGAAATGATGCAGATTTCGCGAAATTTAAAGGAAGAGAGAAAGATTAAAGATCTGAGAATCATTTGGGGAATAGCAACCATTCGCGTAACCAGAAAGGGGAAATGAGAAGATGAAAAGGTAAAAGTATTTTAGGAAAGTCAAACTAATATAGTCTAAATATATGTAGTAGGTTCAGTAAATTggctaaatatgtaaatgagtctagcatttaaccaaattttataattttactttttttttatccaattaaATGCTTGATTAACAGAAATTGACACACTTTTTGTAAGAACCCCCTTCACCTAAAACCCAAGATCTAATGTTGGTAGGCTAAGGCTTAGGTGTAAACTGATTAACACCACCAAGATCCTTTTTTATTAgtgaaatttttaattaattaatcgtatttgatataattgaaattaaaaatgTAATATTTTATAAGTGAGCTAAATTAGATATTTTCTAAAAACCTTAAACTATTTTGATAtcttattcttatttatttaattacatCTCTAGAAGGTCATTGACTCTTGGTAATAGATGTGACCCAAACAAAGGATTGACCAAGATGCAGTGCTTGGATAAGATGGATCAGATTATGATTATACCTCCGAATTCATAGGattcacattttttattattattatttttttttataaagattttttattattttcaataaacATAGGATTCACATTTTACTTGAAAAAATCCCAAACTTACGCTATCAAATTTTTTCTTCCCTCATGTGAATCTGATGGCTTCAGTATTACATAGGAATCCCAGATGTGTAAGCAACCAATTAATGaagtaatttataaaaatggtatcctatatttttttttgcatgaaAGATTAGGACGTGATATTTTTACAtgtaatgaaaaaaaaactttatattATAACTGATTAAAAGCTTGATTATTGAATATTTGATCAATTATATAATCACACAGGCTTATACATTAAGCCTCTTGTTATTACAAGAGTTTGCTGTGAATATAAATTCATAACAAGAGTTTGCTGTGAATATAAATTCACCTAAAAAGAACTTTACtcatttcattatatatatataaaagctaTAAACTTTTGACAACttgtgaaaagaaaaaaaaggaataaCTAATTGCTACAAAAAGAAGGAAACGCCTGTCAATTTATCATTAAAAGTCAAATTAACCAACAAAAACCTACCATTAAGAAATTTCCTAAACTGGACAGATCTAGAGGACATATCTATTTAGACAAGGAGAATTTTCACTATGTGACAAGAGTTTTAAAAACatcaaagaagaaaaatcagACCATATTATGTACTAATATATTGGCATTACTGAATTTGGTAAATTGAGCTCATTGCAAACATGAGAACCTCAAATAACAATTCAGGAAAGCTTTCTGAGTGCAAGTAATCATGGAATATGAAATGAAGATATAATTGCTAATGCACACagttaattaaaaagaaaaactataTCTTCACAGCCATACTTaaccaaataaaaaagaacagTTAATTAGACTCCTAATGGACATTATGATGAGCAATTCAATACAATACAATAACATTTATATGATGTTCAGTCATGTTACCTTAAGCAACTAAGGTAACAGGATACTTATCTATGCAATCTTCCCAAGGACCATAAGGAGATGGCTTAACATTCTGAAGAGCCTCCCAGACAGCACTGTTGCATTTGAATCCGCTTCCAAATGCAATCTGCCATACGCGGTTGCCCTTCCGCATTCGCCTTTTTGCCTCAATGTAGGCCAATTCGTACCATATCGAGCTGGATGATGTGTTCCCGAATCGATGAAGAGTCATCCTTGATGCCTCTACATGTATAGGCATAAGCTGCAAGTTCTTCTCTAACTCATCAATTACAGCTCTCCCTCCAGCATGTATACAAAAATGCTCAAATGCTAACTTGAAATCAGGAATGTAAGGCTTCATTTTcttattgaaaaacttcttaaCAACAAGAGTTGCAAAGAACAGAAGCTGTTCACTAACTGGAAGAACCAAAGGACCTAAAGTAGTAATGTTAGCCTTCAAAGCCTCACCAGCAATTGCCATCAAATCTTTCGATAGGGAAACGCCTGTTTTCCCTGCATCATCCTGTTCTTGATACACACAACGAAAGGCCTTATCATCTGCCCCACAATGAGTTCTCACAACATGAACAAGCTTGTATTTAGCCCTCCTTCTATCCCCAGATTTATTAGAAAGCAAAACTGCAGAACCCCCAACTCGAAACAAGCAATTCGGAATCAACATAGATTTCTTATTCCCAAAGTACCAATTCTGAGTTATATTCTCAGTACTTACAACAACAGCATAAGTATTCCTATGAATTTGCAATAAATCCTTAGCAAGATCAACAGCAATAACACCAGCACTACAACCCATCCCTCCCAAATTGTAACTCCTAATGTTACCCCTCAATTTATACTTATTCACAATCATAGCAGAAAGCGATGGAGTTGGATTAAATAAACTACAATTCACAACAAGAATTCCAATATTCTTAGGGTTCACATTCGTATTAGCAAATAAATTATCTAAAGCCCCATACATAACCTGCTCAGCTTCTTCCCTAGCGGCGGCCATCGAGGGCCGAGGAGGAAGGGAATGCATAGCTTCGGGAGCATAAGTTTCTTCCCCCAACCCAGACCGCTCCAGAATCTTCCTCTGGAACTCCAACGAAGACTCATCGAAATCTCCGGTAAGCCTCGAGTGCTCCATAAACCGGTGAAATGGAGCCTTGAGATTATCCGGAGCGCGATAGCAAGCGTAATCGACTAAATAAACGGGCCTACGTCGGGCCATTAAATAAACAGTAAGAAGGAAAACCAGAATAGCAGAGCCGATAATGATGGTGAAGAGATTGTACTGGAGATGAAGCCACAAGTGACGGAGATCGTCGAGATTCATTTGAGAAGCCTCGATTGAGGTTACTATAATCAAAGGAATGAAACATAAGGTGAATAAATTAGAGATTAGATAGTGGTAGCCTAGTTTTACGTACTTGAGATTCACACTCTGTAAGAAATCTGGAAGTCGTCGAGATTGTTGGATCCGAATCTCGCCAGCGCCGGTGGAATCCATGAATATTTCCGGTGGATGAACGGACCGGAGACTTGAGTTTGCAGCTATGTGAAGAAAAAGAGCGGATTAATAGGGAGAGAAAAAAAGGGGGAAACAGAGTGCGAGTTTGAGTTGAAAAATttgatgcatatatatatatttgagacgGTTAAATAACTGTTATAATGACGTGGACAACTGGCCACGTGTTAGGAATATTGGGAGTTGGAATATACTCGTGCGAACGCGCGTAAAAGGTGCTTGCGTGGACAAGCCTAGTGGTAGATACTAGATACTAGACTTGGGCCACTCTGTCTAAGTTGCTAATTGCCACTTGTCAAAGGTCAACTCTCAGTTATTAATTCAAAAAAGTTCATAAAATTAGGTCATCAATTTAGCACAAATTGAATTTAAACTTGGAAATTGATAAAAATGGATAAAttagcataaaaaaaatcaattttaataccTTAAGAGTTTTAGATgtgtttggttagaaaactaTTATTTGTcttttgtaaataaaaagtaCATTTTTTCCGATAGCAAAGAATAAATGTTTTTCAAATAATAAACTATAACATCAAACAATAGTTAAGTTATAGAGATCTGACTTTGTCAATTTTGAGCTAATTTGTCAAGTTTTACTAATTTTGAGACTAATTTGATACATAAATTTCGATTTAAGTTAAGTTGATTTTATCTTATCTGGTAACTTCAAGGATCATTTTGATCCTTAATTCGTAATTAATTACTCGGGATAAAGTAAACAATTAGCTAAATGATTAGTGGTTGTATGGTCACTTGTTTAAAATGGTAtggaaaaattatattatattaataagggttaaaattatatcattgtgggataaatattaataatgagATTGTAATATTGAAAGTGAGGAACCATTCCAGCTTGTATAACAAGATAAGATTGTATCTACTAGAGATAATAACTCTTATTATCTTTAAGATAATTACCAGTATTCATAGAGATAATAACTTCAATTATCTTCAGGATAATTATGAATTATACTTATAGAGTTCTACTTGTATTCTTAGTCTCAGTAATGTATTAGGATTATACTTACTGTAATATAAATACATCTCATCCATAGAAACCCTAATTAAGAGAATACAtttaatcactcaatatatgtctctctctctctaaactcactgattcctctttctctctttattgctaatttccacaacattcaacatggtatcacGAGCCAATTCTGGTCCGGCCTTGTCGAGTCCCCTTCCCCAGCAGCCGTCTGACTTTGGTACTGAGTATAATGTCGCTACAGCTTCCGCTTCATCACTGCAACCCTCATCAGGATGGAGGTTTGGTTCTCCTTTCACCACCATTGCACAATCAACAGTAACATTGTCCTATTTATTTGGTAATAATGATGATGGTTCTATCCATCAATCAACAGTAACATCGTCCTATTTATTTGATAATAATGATGATGATCCACATCGCTGCCAAACATCACAACTGATTTCTAAAAATTTACAACCTAACCAAAAGCAAGCTTATATTCATTTAAAACGTCTTGAACAACTTGACATTCTTCCAAAATGGATTTTAAAACAGGCAACCGTCATCTGTGAAAAACAAATGACTAATGGAAGGCGCACCAGGAGCAATTCTACACCCATGCTATAGAGATATTCGCTCATTAGCTCTGATCAGAGCTCTGAGCCCTTTAGCACACATAATGAAAAGGTAATGGGACAAATGGCCCATTAGCACACTAAGCCCCTTACCCGATTCCTCGAAACGGATGAATCGGTCCAAGCTCTAAACCTTTAACTACAATATGGTACCTGATAGATGAAATGCAATTCATCACTAAAATCACCCACTGTTCTCTAAATCCAAACATACTAAGGATATCCTTGATAAATCTCCATTCTAAATGGTCACATGCCTTGGACATGTTAATGTTAATGGCATTTGTATTTGGTCTTCTTTGTGTTCTCCGTTTTAAAAAGTGAGTCATTTCAAACGCAATGAGAATGTTATCGGTGATAAGCCATCTTGGAATGAAAGCGCTTCGAGACTCTGAAATCATACCCCCGAACAACAATTTCAATTGATTAGCAAAAAAAATCGCTAAAACCTTGTATAACACATTAGATAATGATATCAGGTAATTCCGTTTTTAGAATAAGGACGATATTTGTGTTGTTTAGACCTTATGGCAGGACATCTGTAACGACAAAATCTTGACAAAACTTGACAACATCCCCTCCCAGTAGAGACCAAAAATAACAATAGAACGTCAGATTCACACTATCAAAGCCCGAGGGTTTATCTGGATGCATACTAAAAACTGCATCCTTAACTTAATCAGCTAAAACTTCCCCCATCAATGCCTCATTCTGGTCTTCGGTGATAACATGGCTGATTCATTCTAAAACTTTCATTGAAAAAGAATTAGCTAAATGAAATAGCTCAGAGAAGTAACTAACCATAACATCAGGAAGAAGAGATCCCTCCCAACCATGCCAATCTCCTTCCCCATCTCTAATTCTCTCCAGTTTATTCATGTTCTTTCCGCTAAAGCATAAGAATGGAAAAACTGTGTTGGCATCACCGCTCTTCAACCAATGAGCCATAGCTCGTTGTTTCCAGTAAACATCCATCCTACCCATAAGCTCGAAATATCTCTTCTAGTGTGCCGCAAAATTAGCCATACCTCTAGCATCCTTTGCACTTTAAGCTAGACCAGAACCCGCTTCACATCCTCAACCTCCTTAATTTGCTTTAAAAAATTATCACCCCAATCTGCTAGATCAACACTGTAATTCTATATCTTACTTTGTAATTCTATATCTTACTTTGAACTTCCAATCTAAACCTCCTCAACCACCACTGGCTAATTAGAATCACTTAGCTAAAGATTCTCAAATCTGAAATTTCAAACCCAAACTCTCGTATTCCTCTACTGGAGGGTGAAAAATTGAAGGAGATgatcaaaataataattaactACCTTTACCAGAGCCTAGGGGAACATATCTAGCCAAGAAGCCATAGCCATTCATGTCTAAACGCTCATCCACCCAACCAACTGGCAATGCCTCACCTTCATACATCTCAATACGAGTGCGCATGAACTCTCACCAAACACCTTGAAAATTATTATGGTTTTAAAAGACAAACGTCCCCGTGTGATTACCAATAACAATTGCCACTCGCTCCGATATAAAACCACTTGGTAGATTATGTGCTTGAACCCAAATATTAGCATAAAACGGAGGGATCTATTTGGAGACATCTTTAGTCTCCAAGCGTCTGACAAGCAAAATTTTATTGTCAAAAGACCAAGGACCATATACTCATTAAGTCTTCCAACATTAATTTCACGAAACAACTGAAATACAAATAAATTGGAATTTATTTGGCGAATGTAGACACCCTTTCCTGGTTTCCAAAGAGCAGCCATAAGGTCTTTCGTAGTCTGAAAATCCACAGATTTATCTGACAAAAACTTACTAACAAAGATCAAGATGATTAACACTGAGATCTTCATCGGGCACAGTAATTCCACCATTCTCCTCATCCTCCAACATGAGATCAAACATACATTAATTCAAGGTTACTTGATGATGTCATAAATGTACAAAAGTTTTTTTTACGcaaaaattaaaagaataaCTTATCAAAGGATAACACATTCACTGTTCTTGTAAAGTGAGTAATATTTAGTGATACACACTCAGCTTTTAGAAAGCAACATAAATATCAAACTCACTTTGGAAATTAGAGGTACACATTCAGCTATGCTCATTTAATGAATATATACTTAGTTTGATATGTGTATAACATACATAAAATATGTATATGTTAACAAAACTCTTCAAATGCAAAAGGTAAAGCTATCACAATGGAAATGTTAGAAACCAATGAAATCACCCATATAATTTTAACTGAGTTTTAAATTATCTCATAAGTATCAAATGTAAATTTAAATTACATAGGACGGTGGATGGGGATAGCTCTAGCTCATCATATCCTAGGGAAACTTACAACAAATTTCCAGCCGCATGGAAGAAAATTTCCACTCCGCATCTCTAAAAGTTAAAACGAAAAAATTAGTTGTGATCATGGATGGTTTGCttgtgttttaaaaaatattatataagtgaaattttttattagaaaatatttcaGTGATTGTCAACACCaattaataggaaaaaaaaaactgtttgaaaaaaataaaatatttttctcactttctttatatattttttatgttgATTAACCTACAATTTTTCatcttttatattttaa of the Euphorbia lathyris chromosome 7, ddEupLath1.1, whole genome shotgun sequence genome contains:
- the LOC136200853 gene encoding 3-ketoacyl-CoA synthase 4, whose translation is MNLDDLRHLWLHLQYNLFTIIIGSAILVFLLTVYLMARRRPVYLVDYACYRAPDNLKAPFHRFMEHSRLTGDFDESSLEFQRKILERSGLGEETYAPEAMHSLPPRPSMAAAREEAEQVMYGALDNLFANTNVNPKNIGILVVNCSLFNPTPSLSAMIVNKYKLRGNIRSYNLGGMGCSAGVIAVDLAKDLLQIHRNTYAVVVSTENITQNWYFGNKKSMLIPNCLFRVGGSAVLLSNKSGDRRRAKYKLVHVVRTHCGADDKAFRCVYQEQDDAGKTGVSLSKDLMAIAGEALKANITTLGPLVLPVSEQLLFFATLVVKKFFNKKMKPYIPDFKLAFEHFCIHAGGRAVIDELEKNLQLMPIHVEASRMTLHRFGNTSSSSIWYELAYIEAKRRMRKGNRVWQIAFGSGFKCNSAVWEALQNVKPSPYGPWEDCIDKYPVTLVA